In a single window of the Melioribacteraceae bacterium genome:
- the flhF gene encoding flagellar biosynthesis protein FlhF: protein MQIKKFIAPTLKEATQQMKDELGIEAIILGTRVLEGDKRFGMRKVYEITAGMEESAEKKKVSKKAESKADLDFATEIEALANKIYSKKSKEDKPEVDSAKASSSKEIKSKYQKEIAEISETLVMREVQKNIVNKITTHLTESSQFTEDINLENFLLSSMASMIPTTNFKVTKQKTNKIALVGPTGVGKTTCIAKLAIISKLIHKLNVGLISIDTYRLGAIDQLRIFSEISDIEMAVAYEPADIPKLIKKFKNKNLIFIDTIGRSQKAKDNLDEIKKYLDAAQVDETILVMNSTSSTRTLNDVAEKFKSLNYNSIIFSKIDEAVAYGNIMNVAVTHNKPVMFLTNGQVIPDDIISVNSQFLANMVFTGKLYK, encoded by the coding sequence ATGCAAATTAAAAAATTTATTGCCCCAACTTTAAAAGAAGCCACACAACAAATGAAAGATGAACTCGGGATTGAAGCGATTATTCTTGGTACAAGAGTTCTCGAAGGTGATAAAAGATTTGGAATGCGAAAAGTATATGAAATCACCGCCGGAATGGAGGAGAGTGCAGAAAAAAAGAAAGTTAGCAAGAAAGCTGAATCGAAAGCTGATCTTGATTTTGCTACCGAAATAGAAGCGTTGGCAAATAAAATCTACTCTAAAAAATCGAAGGAAGATAAACCGGAAGTAGATAGTGCTAAAGCTTCCTCTTCAAAGGAAATAAAATCGAAATACCAAAAAGAGATTGCTGAAATTTCCGAAACATTAGTAATGAGAGAAGTTCAGAAAAATATAGTTAATAAGATTACGACTCACTTAACTGAATCCTCACAATTTACTGAAGATATTAATCTCGAAAATTTCCTCCTTTCTTCAATGGCTTCTATGATACCAACTACAAATTTTAAGGTAACGAAACAAAAAACAAATAAAATAGCGCTCGTTGGACCAACCGGTGTTGGCAAAACAACATGTATCGCAAAGCTCGCAATTATTTCAAAATTGATCCATAAACTTAATGTGGGATTAATTTCAATTGATACATACCGGCTTGGCGCAATTGATCAACTCCGGATTTTCTCCGAAATAAGCGATATTGAAATGGCTGTTGCATACGAACCAGCAGATATTCCCAAGCTCATCAAGAAATTCAAAAATAAGAATCTGATTTTCATTGATACGATAGGCAGAAGTCAAAAAGCAAAAGACAATTTGGACGAGATTAAAAAATATTTGGATGCCGCTCAGGTTGATGAAACAATTCTTGTAATGAACTCAACAAGTTCAACAAGAACATTGAATGATGTTGCTGAAAAGTTCAAATCTCTCAATTATAATTCGATAATCTTTTCGAAAATTGATGAAGCCGTAGCCTATGGAAACATTATGAATGTTGCAGTTACTCATAATAAACCGGTAATGTTTTTAACTAACGGACAAGTAATTCCAGATGATATAATTTCGGTTAACTCACAATTTTTAGCTAATATGGTTTTCACCGGAAAACTTTACAAATGA
- a CDS encoding AAA family ATPase, with amino-acid sequence MNNQAARLVELLKLDKSQSKDSGNKIVSVCSGKGGTGKSFFAANLAYLLSQKGKKVLLIDFDLNFSNINILLNHTVKKNISCFFSQTDSLEELIVSYNENLDLIFGASGGNEIPKMSENLLDYFFTMLNRISNKYDFIIIDSSAGANDFTVKQLLNSNINIVLLSPEPTAVMDAYVVIKLLKENGYSGYKLAVVNKTMNESDANDAFHNLAVAAKHFLNEEIEFLGDISFGREVHQSIINQELLASLNENSVQIAQISGCADRLIKFAQMANNNHSTNSISK; translated from the coding sequence ATGAACAATCAAGCCGCACGTTTAGTGGAATTGCTAAAACTGGACAAAAGTCAGTCTAAGGATTCCGGCAACAAAATTGTATCGGTATGTTCCGGAAAAGGGGGTACTGGTAAATCATTCTTTGCGGCTAATTTGGCTTATCTGCTTTCTCAAAAAGGTAAGAAAGTATTATTGATTGATTTCGATCTGAATTTTTCAAATATCAATATTTTGTTGAATCATACGGTTAAAAAGAATATTTCTTGTTTTTTCAGCCAAACAGATTCATTAGAAGAATTGATTGTTAGTTACAATGAAAATCTCGATTTAATTTTTGGGGCTTCGGGCGGTAATGAAATTCCAAAAATGAGTGAAAATTTGCTCGATTATTTTTTCACAATGCTCAACAGAATTTCGAATAAATATGATTTTATTATTATTGATTCTTCTGCGGGAGCTAATGATTTTACAGTAAAACAACTCTTAAATTCAAACATTAATATTGTACTGCTCTCTCCCGAACCCACGGCGGTTATGGATGCTTATGTTGTAATTAAGTTGCTTAAGGAAAACGGATATTCAGGATATAAACTTGCGGTTGTAAATAAGACAATGAACGAAAGTGACGCAAATGACGCATTCCATAATCTTGCCGTTGCCGCAAAACATTTTCTCAATGAGGAGATTGAATTTTTAGGTGATATCTCATTCGGAAGGGAAGTACACCAATCAATAATAAACCAGGAATTGCTCGCTTCATTAAATGAGAATTCAGTTCAAATAGCCCAAATATCCGGATGTGCTGACCGATTAATTAAATTCGCCCAGATGGCTAATAATAACCATTCAACTAATTCAATCTCGAAGTAA